A window of Streptomyces sp. DG1A-41 contains these coding sequences:
- a CDS encoding serine protease, translated as MSVTGRSNEELHERAAAEATRRYEDSAAERERVEGRMAAGVRFPDTPDALAVRADRILDRGGLSPSAVVADIHGEAMDLPHTNERIIDLSNELQAWSFLPRGVRAGATVARITLRREGRELPHGTGFLVSPRLMMTNHHVLPDESFARQCFAEFNAQVTVDNVPDTAVRMEFDPGTFFAADRRLDFALVAVAPALDGRRPGEIFGWNRLSVQLGKLVLGEKVNIIGHPDGRLKEIALRDNALLVRLDDFVHYRTDTRPGNSGSPVFNDQWEVVALHHSGVPKKDAQGRVLRKDGRPWSRGDGDDVIDWVANEGVRISSILKHLARLDLDPGRRALLTEMGPDSGLDQSTAAPALQPERTTPAAAGLTTPSAPGVPVTVTITESETRTQSPKKGRPARGTAFGGRQHLVFLHGRDQQSKKPDELRRRWTSGLNRGLTLAALPTVDPEDVWFPFYGTRLADLVSGRESTARAVGLDEVSAAAAAEVFAAESPTGSYEQLLHEAAARAGMPQNGPATTEGFGAGLVGALHRPLSWLATRSDLDEWTIATFLRDVDLYLCDSSVRQAVLDSVLETMPATGELVLVTHSLGTVVGMDLLARLPDGLDPVLLVTAGSPLGLDGVNERLLARGPHRPPRVRDWVNVWSPTDAVAVGCPLADERWGKLTQLAVQNGRDRAHDIDEYLAHAGPAREIGTVLTRPA; from the coding sequence ATGTCCGTGACGGGCCGGTCGAACGAGGAACTGCACGAGCGGGCCGCCGCCGAGGCCACGCGGCGATACGAGGACTCCGCCGCGGAGCGTGAGCGGGTCGAGGGTCGGATGGCGGCCGGTGTGCGGTTCCCGGACACCCCGGACGCACTCGCCGTGCGCGCCGACCGGATCCTCGACCGGGGTGGTCTGTCGCCCTCGGCGGTGGTGGCGGACATCCACGGCGAGGCCATGGACCTGCCCCACACCAACGAACGCATCATCGACCTGTCGAACGAACTCCAGGCCTGGAGCTTCCTGCCGCGCGGGGTCAGGGCCGGAGCCACGGTCGCCCGGATCACCCTGCGCCGCGAGGGCCGCGAGCTTCCGCACGGCACCGGCTTCCTGGTCTCGCCGCGGCTGATGATGACCAACCACCACGTGCTGCCCGACGAGAGCTTCGCCCGCCAGTGCTTCGCGGAGTTCAACGCCCAGGTAACGGTCGACAACGTCCCCGACACCGCCGTCCGCATGGAGTTCGACCCGGGGACCTTCTTCGCCGCGGACAGACGGCTGGACTTCGCCCTCGTGGCGGTCGCACCCGCCCTGGACGGCCGCCGACCGGGCGAGATCTTCGGCTGGAACCGGCTCAGCGTGCAGCTCGGCAAGCTGGTGCTCGGCGAGAAGGTGAACATCATCGGCCACCCGGACGGACGCCTCAAGGAGATCGCCCTGCGCGACAACGCGCTGCTGGTACGGCTCGACGACTTCGTCCACTACCGAACCGACACCCGCCCCGGAAACTCGGGCTCCCCCGTCTTCAACGACCAGTGGGAGGTCGTGGCCCTGCACCACAGCGGCGTACCGAAGAAGGACGCTCAGGGCCGCGTCCTGCGGAAGGACGGCCGGCCCTGGAGCCGGGGCGACGGCGACGACGTGATCGACTGGGTCGCCAACGAGGGTGTCCGCATCAGCTCGATCCTCAAGCATCTGGCCCGGCTGGACCTCGACCCCGGGCGGCGCGCGCTGCTGACCGAGATGGGCCCGGACTCCGGCCTGGACCAGAGCACGGCCGCCCCCGCACTTCAGCCGGAGCGGACCACGCCGGCCGCAGCCGGCCTCACAACCCCCTCGGCCCCCGGCGTCCCGGTGACGGTGACCATCACCGAGAGCGAGACCCGGACGCAGAGCCCCAAGAAGGGACGCCCCGCCCGCGGCACCGCCTTCGGCGGCCGTCAGCACCTGGTCTTCCTGCACGGCAGGGACCAGCAGAGCAAGAAGCCCGACGAGCTCCGCCGGAGATGGACGTCCGGCCTGAACCGCGGCCTCACGCTCGCGGCACTGCCCACGGTCGACCCGGAGGACGTGTGGTTCCCGTTCTACGGCACGAGACTGGCCGACCTCGTGAGCGGGCGGGAGAGCACGGCCCGGGCCGTCGGACTCGACGAGGTGAGCGCCGCCGCTGCCGCCGAGGTCTTCGCCGCCGAATCGCCCACCGGCTCCTACGAGCAGCTGCTCCACGAGGCGGCCGCCCGGGCCGGCATGCCCCAGAACGGGCCGGCGACCACGGAGGGCTTCGGTGCGGGGCTGGTCGGCGCACTGCACCGGCCGCTGAGCTGGCTCGCCACCAGATCCGACCTGGACGAGTGGACCATCGCCACGTTCCTGCGGGACGTCGACCTGTACCTCTGCGACAGCTCCGTGCGGCAGGCCGTGCTGGACAGCGTCCTGGAGACGATGCCCGCCACCGGCGAACTCGTGCTGGTCACGCACAGTTTGGGCACGGTCGTCGGCATGGACCTGCTGGCCCGGCTCCCGGACGGCCTCGACCCCGTCCTGCTGGTCACCGCGGGCAGCCCGCTCGGGCTGGACGGCGTCAACGAGCGGCTCCTCGCCCGCGGCCCGCACCGGCCGCCCAGGGTGCGCGACTGGGTCAACGTCTGGTCCCCCACCGACGCGGTCGCCGTCGGCTGTCCCCTGGCGGACGAACGGTGGGGCAAGCTCACCCAGCTGGCCGTCCAGAACGGCCGGGACCGCGCCCATGACATCGACGAGTACCTCGCCCACGCGGGACCGGCCAGGGAGATCGGCACCGTGCTCACCCGCCCGGCCTGA
- a CDS encoding DUF6758 family protein, giving the protein MRGEPSCPKCGGRVRAPGLFSDAWQCDAHGAVHPVQPVIPPSVDALNVVVHRTHVPVWMPWPLPVGWLFTGVACAGDDRTGGRATAVACTGPGPLGGMGELILVAEELGVGLGARYAGIEGPDPGPYMDVGKPAQAKVLAAGRPTPLWHVSGAPDDRAVFAGEALGMWLWAVVWPEQSGLLMYDELVLADLREAGAEVELVPCGALSPRLLQP; this is encoded by the coding sequence ATGAGGGGCGAACCCAGTTGCCCGAAGTGCGGTGGCCGGGTCAGGGCTCCCGGCCTCTTCTCCGACGCGTGGCAATGCGATGCGCACGGCGCCGTCCATCCGGTGCAGCCCGTGATACCGCCCAGTGTCGACGCCCTCAACGTCGTGGTGCACCGCACCCACGTGCCGGTGTGGATGCCATGGCCGCTGCCGGTCGGCTGGCTGTTCACGGGCGTGGCCTGCGCGGGGGACGACCGCACGGGCGGCCGCGCCACGGCCGTGGCCTGCACGGGGCCCGGGCCGCTCGGCGGCATGGGCGAGCTGATCCTGGTGGCGGAGGAGCTCGGCGTCGGACTCGGTGCGCGGTACGCGGGCATCGAGGGTCCGGATCCGGGGCCCTACATGGACGTCGGGAAGCCGGCTCAGGCGAAGGTGCTGGCCGCGGGGCGTCCCACGCCGTTGTGGCATGTGTCCGGGGCGCCGGATGATCGTGCGGTTTTCGCCGGTGAGGCGCTTGGGATGTGGCTGTGGGCGGTCGTGTGGCCCGAGCAGTCCGGGTTGCTGATGTACGACGAGTTGGTGCTGGCGGATCTGCGGGAGGCCGGCGCGGAGGTGGAGTTGGTGCCGTGCGGGGCCCTGTCGCCGAGGTTGCTTCAGCCGTAG
- a CDS encoding PHP domain-containing protein, whose amino-acid sequence MRIDLHTHSTASDGTDAPAELVRKAAAAGLDVVALTDHDTTRGHAEAIAALPEGLTLVTGAELSCRLDGISMHMLAYLFDAGEPALLAERELVRDDRVPRAQGMIAKLQELGVPVTWEQVARIAGDGSVGRPHVATALVELGVVPTVSDAFTQDWLADGGRAFVEKHETDPFEAIRLIKGAGGAAVFAHPGASKRGRTVPEAAIAEMATAGLDGIEVDHMDHDADTRARLRGLAKELGLLVTGSSDYHGSRKTCVLGEYTTDPEVYGEITRRAFGAFPVPGAGGV is encoded by the coding sequence GTGCGCATCGATCTGCACACCCACTCCACCGCTTCCGACGGTACGGACGCTCCCGCCGAGCTGGTGCGGAAGGCCGCCGCGGCCGGGCTGGACGTCGTCGCGCTGACCGATCACGACACCACCCGGGGCCACGCCGAGGCGATCGCCGCGTTGCCCGAGGGGCTCACGCTGGTCACCGGAGCCGAACTCTCCTGCCGGCTCGACGGCATCAGCATGCACATGCTGGCGTACCTCTTCGACGCCGGGGAACCGGCGCTGCTCGCCGAGCGCGAGCTGGTCCGGGACGACCGGGTGCCCCGGGCGCAGGGCATGATCGCCAAGCTTCAGGAGCTGGGCGTGCCCGTGACCTGGGAACAGGTGGCTCGGATCGCCGGTGACGGGTCCGTCGGGCGACCGCACGTGGCGACCGCGCTCGTCGAGCTGGGCGTGGTGCCGACCGTCAGTGACGCCTTCACCCAGGACTGGCTGGCCGACGGCGGCCGGGCCTTCGTGGAGAAACACGAGACCGACCCCTTCGAGGCGATCCGGCTGATCAAGGGCGCGGGCGGGGCCGCGGTGTTCGCGCACCCCGGGGCGAGCAAGCGGGGGCGTACGGTGCCGGAGGCCGCGATCGCCGAGATGGCCACGGCCGGGCTGGACGGCATCGAGGTCGACCACATGGACCACGACGCGGATACGCGTGCCCGGCTGCGGGGGCTGGCGAAGGAGCTGGGGCTTCTCGTGACCGGATCCAGCGACTATCACGGCAGCCGGAAGACGTGTGTGCTCGGGGAGTACACGACGGATCCCGAGGTGTACGGGGAGATCACGCGGCGGGCCTTCGGGGCGTTTCCGGTGCCCGGGGCCGGCGGGGTCTGA
- a CDS encoding suppressor of fused domain protein, with amino-acid sequence MADVLPLVEARMRTALGEPDARAAVTFLGTDRIEVLRFQEGDIVRYVTLGMSAHPMTDPTAVVADPVKGPRAELVLSVRAGLADTDKVLRPLAVLAASPQVEGLVVAPGASLDVGEPLWPGAPFTSVLVAEPGGLVEDLELDEPLDPVRFLPLLPMTPNEAAWKRVHGAQALQERWLNQGADLRDPSRKSVPLE; translated from the coding sequence ATGGCAGATGTTCTTCCTCTGGTCGAAGCCCGGATGCGTACCGCGCTGGGCGAACCGGACGCGCGTGCCGCGGTCACCTTCCTGGGCACGGACCGCATCGAGGTGCTCCGCTTCCAGGAGGGGGACATCGTCCGCTACGTCACGCTCGGCATGTCCGCGCACCCCATGACGGACCCCACGGCGGTGGTCGCCGACCCGGTCAAGGGCCCGCGCGCCGAGTTGGTCCTCTCGGTGCGTGCCGGACTGGCCGACACCGACAAGGTGCTCCGCCCGCTCGCCGTGCTCGCCGCGTCTCCGCAGGTGGAGGGCCTGGTCGTGGCTCCGGGAGCCTCTCTCGACGTCGGCGAACCGCTGTGGCCCGGCGCTCCCTTCACCTCGGTCCTGGTCGCCGAGCCGGGCGGCCTGGTCGAGGACCTGGAGCTCGACGAGCCCCTCGACCCCGTGCGGTTCCTGCCGTTGCTGCCGATGACCCCGAACGAGGCCGCCTGGAAGCGCGTGCACGGCGCGCAGGCGCTCCAGGAGCGGTGGCTGAACCAGGGGGCGGACCTCCGGGATCCGTCCCGGAAGTCCGTCCCGCTGGAGTGA
- a CDS encoding DEAD/DEAH box helicase, whose product MTLPVALSGSDVIGQAKTGTGKTLGFGLPLLERVTVPADVEAGRAKPEDLTDAPQALVVVPTRELCTQVTNDLLTAGKVRNVRVLAIYGGRAYEPQVETLKKGVDVVVGTPGRLLDLAGQKKLNLKHVRCLVLDEADEMLDLGFLPDVEKIINMLPVRRQTMLFSATMPGAVIGLARRYMSQPTHISATAPDDAGKTVANTKQFIYRAHNMDKPEMVARILQAEGRGLVMVFCRTKRTAADLADQLQQRGFASGAVHGDLGQGAREQALRAFRNGKVDVLVCTDVAARGIDVEGVTHVINYQSPEDEKTYLHRIGRTGRAGAKGIAITLVDWDDIPRWQLINKALDLGFSDPPETYSTSPHLFSDLGIPEGTKGVLPRSERKRAGLDAEELEDLGETGGRGPRGRGGRGRGGRDESPSADRERSDRTPRRRRRMRGGTPLDGAPESAGTAAPETTAAGGSAEAETVTAPRTPRRRRRTRGGAPAESAPVTAVESPASEPAKGAVATAEGTSTEAAKPRRRRTRRSVTSVETPAAEAAVTPSAAAEAPADADAASVVAAPVTEQSEAPAAKPRRRTRKTTAASAAESAVDTAEGTAESAPEPTETKPRRTRKTAASSEPPAAPAEATETQPRRTRKAAAAAEDAVDTAETAEAKPRRTRKATAATENAVGQAQATEPKPRRTRKTTAAAETAADTAEGTEAKPRRTRKATATAEDAVDTAETAEAKPRRRTRKAVEAAEPTESVAAGIPAQTTQEPEEAEAKPRRIRKATAKAEASVDTAEGTEAKPRRTRKTAAVAADAETAEAKPRRTRKTAAAAEAAADTAEGTEAKPRRRTRKVTEPADIPAQAGQEPEAVKPRRARKSTAAATASAEAAVDATEAKPRARRTRKATAGAEPTEG is encoded by the coding sequence ATGACGCTCCCCGTGGCCCTGTCGGGCTCGGACGTCATCGGCCAGGCCAAGACCGGTACCGGCAAGACGCTGGGCTTCGGCCTCCCGCTCCTCGAGCGCGTCACCGTCCCCGCCGACGTCGAGGCCGGACGCGCCAAGCCCGAGGACCTCACCGACGCCCCGCAGGCGCTCGTCGTCGTCCCCACGCGCGAGCTGTGCACGCAGGTCACCAACGACCTGCTGACCGCGGGCAAGGTGCGCAACGTACGCGTCCTCGCGATCTACGGCGGCCGGGCCTACGAGCCCCAGGTCGAAACCCTCAAGAAGGGCGTCGACGTGGTCGTCGGCACCCCGGGCCGGCTGCTCGACCTCGCCGGACAGAAGAAGCTCAACCTGAAGCACGTCCGGTGCCTGGTCCTCGACGAGGCCGACGAGATGCTCGACCTGGGCTTCCTGCCCGACGTCGAGAAGATCATCAACATGCTTCCGGTCCGGCGCCAGACGATGCTGTTCTCGGCCACGATGCCGGGCGCGGTCATCGGACTGGCCCGCCGCTACATGTCGCAGCCCACGCACATCAGCGCCACGGCGCCGGACGACGCGGGCAAGACGGTCGCGAACACCAAGCAGTTCATCTACCGCGCGCACAACATGGACAAGCCGGAGATGGTCGCGCGCATCCTTCAGGCCGAAGGCCGGGGCCTGGTCATGGTCTTCTGCCGTACGAAGCGCACCGCGGCGGACCTCGCCGACCAGCTCCAGCAGCGCGGGTTCGCGTCCGGCGCGGTCCACGGCGACCTCGGCCAGGGCGCCCGCGAGCAGGCGCTGCGGGCCTTCCGCAACGGCAAGGTGGACGTCCTCGTCTGCACCGACGTCGCCGCCCGTGGTATCGACGTCGAGGGCGTGACCCACGTCATCAACTACCAGTCGCCGGAAGACGAGAAGACGTACCTGCACCGCATCGGCCGTACGGGCCGCGCGGGCGCCAAGGGCATCGCGATCACGCTCGTCGACTGGGACGACATCCCGCGCTGGCAGCTCATCAACAAGGCGCTGGACCTGGGCTTCAGCGACCCGCCGGAGACATACTCCACCTCCCCGCACCTCTTCTCCGACCTCGGTATCCCCGAGGGCACGAAGGGCGTCCTGCCGCGCTCGGAGCGCAAGCGCGCCGGGCTGGACGCGGAGGAGCTGGAGGACCTGGGCGAAACGGGCGGCCGGGGACCGCGCGGGCGCGGGGGCCGCGGTCGTGGCGGCCGGGACGAGTCCCCGTCGGCCGACCGTGAGCGTTCGGACCGTACGCCGCGACGCCGCCGCCGTATGCGCGGCGGGACGCCGCTGGACGGGGCGCCGGAGTCCGCCGGCACCGCCGCTCCGGAGACCACGGCCGCAGGCGGCTCCGCCGAGGCGGAGACCGTCACGGCTCCTCGCACCCCGCGTCGCCGTCGCCGCACCCGCGGCGGCGCCCCGGCCGAGTCCGCGCCGGTCACGGCGGTCGAGTCCCCGGCGTCCGAGCCGGCAAAGGGCGCCGTCGCGACGGCGGAGGGCACGAGCACGGAGGCGGCGAAGCCGCGCCGGCGCCGTACGCGCAGGTCGGTGACGTCGGTGGAGACGCCGGCGGCGGAGGCCGCGGTGACGCCGTCGGCTGCCGCGGAGGCCCCGGCGGATGCGGATGCCGCGTCGGTCGTGGCCGCCCCGGTGACCGAACAGTCCGAGGCTCCCGCGGCCAAGCCGCGCCGCCGCACCCGCAAGACCACGGCTGCGTCCGCGGCCGAGTCGGCGGTCGACACGGCCGAGGGGACCGCCGAGTCCGCACCGGAGCCGACGGAGACGAAGCCGCGCCGCACCCGCAAGACGGCTGCCTCGTCCGAGCCCCCTGCCGCTCCGGCCGAGGCCACGGAGACCCAGCCGCGTCGTACACGCAAGGCCGCAGCCGCGGCGGAGGACGCCGTCGACACGGCCGAGACCGCCGAAGCGAAGCCCAGGCGTACGCGCAAGGCAACGGCAGCGACGGAGAACGCCGTCGGCCAGGCGCAGGCCACCGAGCCCAAGCCCCGCCGCACGCGGAAGACCACCGCAGCAGCCGAGACCGCCGCCGACACCGCCGAAGGCACCGAGGCCAAGCCCCGCCGTACGCGCAAGGCGACCGCCACAGCGGAAGACGCCGTCGACACGGCCGAGACGGCCGAGGCCAAGCCCCGCCGCCGCACCCGCAAGGCCGTCGAAGCCGCCGAGCCCACCGAGTCCGTCGCCGCCGGGATCCCGGCCCAGACGACTCAGGAGCCGGAGGAGGCCGAGGCCAAGCCGCGGCGTATCCGCAAGGCGACGGCCAAGGCCGAGGCGAGCGTCGACACGGCCGAGGGCACGGAGGCCAAGCCGCGCCGGACGCGGAAGACGGCGGCCGTCGCTGCGGATGCCGAGACCGCCGAGGCCAAGCCGCGCCGCACGCGGAAGACCGCCGCAGCAGCCGAAGCCGCCGCCGACACCGCCGAAGGCACCGAGGCCAAGCCCCGCCGCCGCACCCGCAAGGTGACCGAGCCCGCCGATATCCCGGCACAGGCCGGGCAGGAGCCGGAGGCCGTCAAGCCGCGTCGCGCGCGGAAGTCGACCGCGGCCGCCACGGCCTCCGCCGAGGCCGCGGTTGACGCGACCGAGGCGAAGCCGAGGGCCCGCCGCACCCGCAAGGCCACGGCCGGCGCGGAGCCCACGGAGGGCTGA
- a CDS encoding MFS transporter, translating into MNPFDAGAGGLLKQPKSVWATAGASVVAFMGIGLVDPILPSIAQGLHATASQVSLLFTSYFLITAVAMLVTGFVSSRIGGRKTLLLGLAFVVVFAGLAGTSGSVGELVGFRAGWGLGNALFVSTALAVIVGAAAGGSAAAILLYESALGLGMACGPLLGALLGDASWRYPFFGTAFLMAAGFLCIAVFLREQPKPARKTSLLDPVKALGHGGLASAAVSAFFYNYTFFTVLAFTPFVLDMSPYRSGAVFFAWGVLLAVFSVLVAPRLQKRFGSLKVLGGSLVLLAADVLVLGYGDHATAVVCTILSGAFIGVNNTVYTELALGVSDAPRPVASAGYNFVRWFAAAAAPYFAPKIEEWTDLHIPFAVAAVTAVVGALVVAVRRKALTAEAEELETAHTTEDSVTVFAN; encoded by the coding sequence ATGAACCCCTTCGACGCCGGAGCGGGCGGCCTCCTGAAGCAGCCCAAGTCCGTGTGGGCGACCGCCGGGGCGTCGGTCGTCGCCTTCATGGGCATCGGACTCGTCGACCCGATCCTGCCGTCCATCGCCCAGGGCCTGCACGCCACGGCGAGCCAGGTCTCCCTGCTCTTCACCTCGTACTTCCTCATCACCGCCGTCGCGATGCTGGTGACCGGCTTCGTGTCCAGCCGGATCGGCGGCCGGAAGACACTGCTGCTCGGCCTCGCGTTCGTCGTGGTGTTCGCCGGGCTCGCGGGCACCTCGGGATCCGTCGGCGAACTGGTGGGCTTCCGGGCCGGCTGGGGCCTCGGCAACGCGCTGTTCGTCTCGACGGCCCTCGCGGTCATCGTCGGCGCGGCGGCCGGCGGCAGCGCCGCGGCGATCCTGCTGTACGAGTCGGCCCTCGGCCTCGGCATGGCCTGCGGTCCGCTGCTGGGCGCCCTGCTCGGGGACGCCAGCTGGCGCTACCCGTTCTTCGGCACGGCATTCCTGATGGCGGCCGGCTTCCTGTGCATCGCCGTGTTCCTGAGGGAGCAGCCGAAGCCGGCCCGCAAGACCTCGCTCCTGGACCCGGTCAAGGCACTGGGCCACGGCGGCCTCGCCTCGGCGGCGGTCTCGGCGTTCTTCTACAACTACACGTTCTTCACCGTGCTGGCCTTCACGCCGTTCGTGCTGGACATGAGCCCGTACCGGTCGGGGGCGGTGTTCTTCGCCTGGGGTGTGCTGCTCGCCGTCTTCTCGGTGCTCGTGGCGCCCCGGCTCCAGAAGCGGTTCGGCTCACTGAAGGTGCTCGGCGGTTCGCTGGTGCTGCTCGCGGCCGACGTGCTCGTGCTCGGCTACGGCGACCACGCGACCGCCGTGGTCTGCACGATCCTGTCCGGCGCCTTCATCGGCGTGAACAACACCGTCTACACGGAGCTGGCCCTCGGCGTCTCGGACGCGCCCCGGCCGGTGGCGAGCGCGGGCTACAACTTCGTGCGCTGGTTCGCGGCGGCGGCCGCCCCCTACTTCGCGCCGAAGATCGAGGAGTGGACCGACCTCCACATCCCGTTCGCGGTGGCGGCGGTCACCGCGGTCGTGGGCGCGCTCGTGGTCGCCGTACGACGGAAGGCACTCACGGCGGAGGCCGAGGAGCTGGAGACGGCGCACACGACCGAGGACAGTGTCACCGTCTTCGCCAACTGA
- a CDS encoding NYN domain-containing protein, giving the protein MNDDLAALSARIDRTNELLQRMLAEVAKTPSTHAIFVDAGYLYAAAGRLVAGTEDRRAFDLDAEGLIDAFIDTARTIFADSRLLRVYWYDGARRRIHTAEQQSIAELPDVKVRLGNLNSNNQQKGVDSLIRTDLESLARHRAISDAALLGGDEDLVSAVEAAQGYGARVHLWGIEAPEGRNQAEPLLWEVDSQRTFDLDFFKPYVSRRAAPAYEAAAGRPTREDVRFVGAQIAAKWLAARGRDTLVELLPGHPYLPGSVDQDLLVEAEGLLQYSLRGQADLRRALRDGFWEHLRTQY; this is encoded by the coding sequence ATGAACGACGACCTCGCGGCCCTGAGCGCCCGCATCGACCGCACCAACGAGCTGCTCCAGCGCATGCTCGCCGAGGTGGCGAAGACGCCCTCGACCCATGCGATCTTCGTCGATGCCGGGTATCTGTACGCGGCCGCGGGACGGCTCGTCGCCGGCACCGAGGACCGCCGGGCCTTCGACCTGGACGCCGAGGGCCTGATCGACGCGTTCATCGACACGGCCCGCACCATCTTCGCGGACAGCAGGCTGCTGCGGGTCTACTGGTACGACGGCGCCCGCCGCCGCATCCACACGGCCGAGCAGCAGAGCATCGCGGAACTGCCGGACGTCAAGGTGCGGCTGGGCAACCTGAACTCCAACAACCAGCAGAAGGGCGTCGACTCACTCATACGGACCGACCTGGAGTCCCTCGCCCGGCACCGCGCCATCAGCGACGCGGCCCTGCTCGGCGGCGACGAGGACCTGGTGTCGGCGGTGGAGGCGGCCCAGGGGTACGGCGCCCGCGTGCACCTCTGGGGCATCGAGGCGCCGGAGGGCCGCAACCAGGCGGAGCCCCTCCTGTGGGAGGTCGACAGCCAGCGCACCTTCGACCTCGACTTCTTCAAGCCCTACGTCTCCCGCCGCGCGGCCCCCGCCTACGAGGCGGCTGCGGGCCGGCCCACCCGTGAGGACGTGCGGTTCGTGGGCGCGCAGATCGCGGCGAAGTGGCTGGCCGCCCGCGGCCGGGACACGCTGGTCGAGCTCCTGCCCGGCCACCCCTACCTGCCCGGCTCGGTGGACCAGGACCTGCTCGTGGAGGCGGAGGGCCTGTTGCAGTACTCGCTGCGCGGACAGGCGGACCTGCGGCGCGCACTGCGGGACGGCTTCTGGGAGCACCTCCGGACGCAGTACTAG
- a CDS encoding alpha/beta hydrolase, with protein sequence MTRQATFTPPPGARAYPLRTARGEFAVVDSSPKTGAEVEGVALMLPGFTGSKEDFRLLHEPLAERGYRVVAVDGRGQHESDGPVDDESAYAQRELARDVLAQAEALGVPVHLVGHSLGGQIARAAVLLDHCPFLSLTLVSSGPAEISVSQQQRVKLLRDALAVLSMEEVWEAIQAMGPPEEVGGPARGPGDPEQLRRRWLGHSPAQLLATGRQLCTEPDRVDELAAVPLPFHVLSGAHDDTWPVAILDDMAVRLDAHRTVVAGAEHSPGAEQPLPTAQALADFWDGTRTP encoded by the coding sequence GTGACCAGGCAAGCCACCTTCACCCCGCCCCCGGGCGCCCGCGCCTACCCCCTGCGCACAGCACGCGGTGAGTTCGCCGTCGTCGACTCGTCGCCGAAGACGGGGGCGGAGGTCGAGGGAGTCGCCCTGATGCTGCCCGGATTCACCGGCAGCAAGGAGGACTTCCGACTGCTCCACGAGCCGCTCGCAGAGCGCGGGTACCGGGTCGTCGCCGTGGACGGGCGTGGGCAGCACGAGTCGGACGGCCCCGTGGACGACGAATCCGCCTACGCCCAGCGGGAACTGGCACGGGACGTGCTCGCGCAGGCCGAGGCGCTCGGCGTGCCCGTGCACCTCGTCGGGCACTCGCTCGGCGGGCAGATCGCGCGTGCGGCCGTGCTGCTCGACCACTGCCCCTTCCTCTCCCTCACCCTGGTCTCGTCCGGCCCGGCGGAGATCTCCGTCTCCCAGCAGCAGCGGGTGAAGCTGCTGCGGGACGCGCTCGCCGTGCTGTCGATGGAGGAGGTGTGGGAGGCCATCCAGGCCATGGGGCCGCCGGAGGAGGTCGGCGGGCCCGCCCGGGGCCCCGGCGACCCGGAGCAATTGCGCCGCCGCTGGCTGGGCCACAGTCCCGCCCAACTTCTCGCTACCGGCCGCCAGTTGTGCACCGAGCCGGACCGCGTCGACGAACTCGCCGCCGTACCGCTGCCGTTCCACGTCCTGTCGGGCGCGCACGACGACACCTGGCCGGTGGCGATCCTCGACGACATGGCCGTACGGCTGGACGCGCACCGCACGGTCGTCGCGGGAGCCGAGCACTCCCCGGGCGCTGAACAGCCCCTGCCGACCGCCCAGGCCCTCGCCGACTTCTGGGACGGAACCCGCACCCCCTAG
- a CDS encoding MarC family protein, producing MFDLAVFGSLFLTLFVIMDPPGITPIFLALTAGRPGKVQKRMAFQAVCVAGGVITVFGLLGHQILNYLHVSVPALMIAGGLLLLLIALDLLTGKTDEPKQTKDVNVALVPLGMPLLAGPGAIVSVILAVQKAHTVATQVSVWTAILAIHVVLWLVMRYSLVIIRIIKDGGVVLVTRLAGMMLSAIAVQQIINGVTQVIQGS from the coding sequence ATGTTCGACCTCGCCGTTTTCGGCTCCCTGTTCCTGACCCTCTTCGTCATCATGGATCCCCCCGGGATCACCCCGATCTTCCTCGCTCTCACCGCCGGCCGGCCCGGCAAGGTGCAGAAGCGGATGGCCTTCCAGGCCGTCTGTGTCGCCGGTGGTGTGATCACCGTGTTCGGGCTGCTCGGGCATCAGATCCTGAACTATCTGCATGTGTCCGTGCCCGCGCTGATGATCGCGGGCGGTCTGCTGCTTCTGCTGATCGCGCTCGACCTGCTGACCGGCAAGACGGACGAGCCGAAGCAGACCAAGGACGTCAACGTCGCTCTCGTGCCGCTGGGCATGCCGCTGCTGGCCGGGCCGGGGGCAATCGTGTCGGTCATCCTCGCCGTGCAGAAGGCCCACACCGTCGCCACGCAGGTCTCCGTGTGGACGGCGATCCTCGCCATCCACGTCGTGCTGTGGCTGGTGATGCGCTACTCGCTGGTGATCATCCGGATCATCAAGGACGGCGGTGTGGTCCTGGTGACGCGGCTCGCGGGCATGATGCTGTCCGCCATCGCCGTACAGCAGATCATCAACGGGGTCACGCAGGTGATCCAGGGCAGCTGA